In Micromonospora sp. LH3U1, one genomic interval encodes:
- a CDS encoding HAD family hydrolase yields the protein MTRPGLPKLIATDLDGTLVRSDDTVSAYTHGVLDRVRAAGIPVVGATGRGPRLTELTRNDIRAADFLVMAGGGRVVDQSDPTGPLVLRDERLPAEVLARLLADLEAEVGPLTVMVEASDEHDAPLWGDYHESWPYQDRFEARSRTECLSCDVIKAFARTADHHVDELLAVARRIVPPQVATLTQAGLGFIEICPPGVDKASGLTVVAQTLGVDPADVLVFGDMPNDLPMFEWAGWSRVAVSNAHPDVRAAADEVTLRNDDDGVAVYLDRLLSR from the coding sequence ATGACTCGCCCGGGACTACCCAAGCTGATCGCGACCGACCTCGACGGCACGCTGGTGCGCAGCGATGACACCGTCTCCGCGTACACCCATGGGGTGCTCGACCGGGTGCGGGCCGCCGGAATTCCGGTGGTCGGCGCGACCGGTCGCGGGCCTCGGCTGACCGAGTTGACCCGTAACGACATCCGCGCCGCCGACTTCCTGGTGATGGCGGGCGGCGGACGGGTGGTCGACCAGAGCGACCCGACCGGCCCGCTGGTGCTCCGCGACGAGCGGCTGCCCGCCGAGGTGCTGGCTCGACTGCTCGCCGACCTGGAGGCCGAGGTCGGCCCGCTGACCGTGATGGTCGAGGCGTCCGACGAGCACGACGCGCCGCTCTGGGGCGACTACCACGAGAGCTGGCCCTACCAGGATCGGTTCGAGGCACGGAGCCGCACGGAGTGCCTCTCCTGCGACGTGATCAAGGCGTTCGCCCGGACCGCCGACCACCACGTGGACGAACTGTTGGCGGTGGCCCGCCGGATCGTCCCGCCGCAGGTCGCCACACTCACCCAGGCGGGGCTCGGCTTCATCGAGATCTGCCCGCCCGGTGTGGACAAGGCGAGCGGGCTGACCGTGGTGGCGCAGACCCTCGGGGTCGACCCGGCCGACGTGCTGGTCTTCGGTGACATGCCCAACGACCTACCGATGTTCGAGTGGGCCGGCTGGTCGCGGGTGGCGGTGTCCAACGCCCACCCCGACGTCCGGGCCGCCGCCGACGAGGTGACCCTGCGCAACGACGACGACGGCGTGGCGGTGTATCTGGACCGGCTACTGTCCCGGTGA
- a CDS encoding HAD family hydrolase yields the protein MGEIPRLIATDIDGTLIRDDHTVSPRTADVLARISARGTPVVLVTGRPVRWLKMVYDQLAEPLPAVCANGAVVYDPFNDEVLRADPLAPQHLAEVARRLRAEVPDISFAVEILNSREMRHEAHYPLRWDVDPDGIRPIETPEELLSVPAVKLLARAGEQDPDAFVELIAAAVAGLAEATHSSSSGLVEISAAGVTKAAGLDWYCDRIGVSATDVLAFGDMPNDVPMLSWAGRGVAVANAHPAVLAVADEVTTANSEDGVAAYLEKVFGVG from the coding sequence ATGGGAGAGATACCCCGGCTCATCGCCACCGACATCGACGGCACTCTGATCCGCGACGACCACACGGTCAGCCCGCGCACCGCCGACGTGCTCGCGCGGATCTCCGCGCGAGGCACGCCGGTCGTTCTGGTCACCGGCCGTCCGGTCCGCTGGCTCAAGATGGTGTACGACCAACTGGCCGAGCCGCTGCCGGCTGTCTGCGCCAACGGCGCCGTGGTCTACGACCCGTTCAACGACGAGGTGCTGCGGGCCGATCCGCTCGCGCCGCAGCACCTGGCCGAGGTGGCTCGGAGGCTGCGCGCCGAGGTGCCCGACATCAGCTTCGCCGTGGAGATCCTGAACAGTCGGGAGATGCGGCACGAGGCGCACTACCCGCTGCGCTGGGACGTCGACCCGGACGGCATCCGGCCGATCGAGACACCGGAGGAGTTGCTCTCGGTGCCGGCGGTGAAGCTGCTCGCCCGGGCCGGCGAGCAGGACCCGGATGCCTTCGTCGAGCTGATCGCCGCAGCGGTGGCGGGGCTGGCCGAGGCCACCCACTCGTCATCCTCGGGCCTGGTGGAGATCTCCGCAGCCGGGGTGACCAAGGCGGCCGGCCTGGACTGGTACTGCGACCGGATCGGGGTGAGCGCGACGGACGTGCTGGCCTTCGGCGACATGCCCAACGACGTGCCGATGCTGAGCTGGGCCGGGCGGGGCGTGGCCGTTGCCAACGCGCACCCCGCCGTCCTGGCGGTCGCCGACGAGGTGACGACGGCGAACTCCGAGGACGGCGTGGCGGCGTACCTGGAAAAGGTCTTCGGGGTGGGCTGA
- a CDS encoding bacterial proteasome activator family protein, giving the protein MDPMTDARSAGQDEEAGTDDSGHSGTVVVVGPDGRPIGTMQTDEGQGEDPTRLVEQPAKVMRIGSMIKQLLEEVKAAPLDDASRNRMREIHERSIVELKEGLAPELRDELERISLPFAEDKAPSEGELRIAHAQLVGWLEGLFHGIQAALVAQQMAARVQLEQMRGGRQALPSGPGGVVPGMPGIGQPGGGEGHNTGQYL; this is encoded by the coding sequence ATGGACCCCATGACCGACGCGCGCTCAGCTGGACAGGACGAAGAGGCCGGCACCGACGACTCCGGCCACTCCGGCACGGTTGTGGTGGTCGGCCCGGACGGCCGGCCGATCGGCACGATGCAGACAGACGAGGGCCAGGGCGAGGACCCGACCCGCCTGGTCGAACAGCCGGCCAAGGTGATGCGGATCGGCAGCATGATCAAGCAGTTGTTGGAGGAGGTGAAGGCCGCCCCCCTCGACGACGCCAGCCGTAACCGGATGCGAGAGATCCACGAGCGATCGATCGTCGAGCTCAAGGAGGGCCTCGCCCCCGAGCTGCGCGACGAGCTGGAGCGCATCTCGCTGCCCTTCGCCGAGGACAAGGCCCCCAGCGAGGGCGAGCTGCGGATCGCGCACGCCCAGCTCGTCGGGTGGCTGGAGGGCCTGTTCCACGGCATCCAGGCGGCCCTGGTGGCCCAGCAGATGGCCGCCCGGGTTCAGTTGGAGCAGATGCGCGGCGGCCGGCAGGCGCTGCCCAGCGGTCCCGGCGGGGTGGTCCCCGGGATGCCGGGCATCGGCCAGCCGGGCGGCGGTGAGGGCCACAACACCGGCCAGTACCTCTGA
- a CDS encoding alpha/beta hydrolase family protein: protein MPADPRAVLTRPAPEPDGTVAYGDHPDQVADLRRPAGTGPARPLVVVLHGGFWRAEYDRRHTGPLAAALAACGYPVAQLEYRRTGQPGGGWPGTLTDVLTGVAELPVLAAEAMPGRVTLAAPILIGHSAGGHLALYAAAAAPATVGGVLALAPVADLGEAYRRNLDSGAVAALLGGGPAEFPDRYAAVDPRLLVPIRTRTVVIHGSEDQQVPAEMSRDFVTEARDAGSDISLVELPGCEHFGLIDPKSPAWPRVLDVLRSMHDDH, encoded by the coding sequence ATGCCTGCCGACCCGCGCGCCGTGCTGACCCGGCCCGCACCGGAGCCCGACGGGACCGTGGCGTACGGCGACCACCCGGATCAGGTGGCCGACCTGCGGCGCCCGGCGGGAACCGGCCCGGCGCGGCCGCTGGTCGTCGTGTTGCACGGCGGTTTCTGGCGGGCCGAGTACGACCGGCGGCACACCGGCCCGCTGGCTGCGGCCCTCGCCGCCTGCGGCTATCCGGTGGCGCAGCTGGAATACCGGCGGACCGGGCAGCCAGGGGGTGGTTGGCCGGGTACGTTGACCGACGTGCTGACCGGGGTGGCCGAGCTGCCCGTGCTGGCCGCCGAGGCGATGCCCGGCCGGGTGACCCTGGCCGCGCCGATTCTGATCGGGCACTCCGCCGGCGGCCACCTGGCGCTGTACGCGGCAGCCGCCGCCCCGGCGACGGTGGGCGGGGTGCTCGCGCTGGCCCCGGTGGCCGACCTGGGCGAGGCGTACCGGCGGAATCTGGACTCGGGCGCGGTGGCCGCGTTGCTCGGCGGCGGCCCGGCAGAGTTTCCGGACCGGTACGCGGCAGTTGATCCACGATTGTTGGTGCCCATTCGGACACGGACAGTAGTCATTCATGGCTCAGAGGATCAGCAGGTTCCGGCGGAGATGAGCCGGGACTTCGTCACAGAGGCCCGTGACGCGGGATCCGATATTTCCCTTGTTGAGCTGCCCGGGTGCGAGCATTTCGGGCTTATCGACCCGAAGTCTCCCGCGTGGCCTCGGGTTCTTGATGTGTTGCGGTCCATGCACGATGATCATTAG
- a CDS encoding ABC transporter substrate-binding protein — protein MSQMNRRRALQLLAALGTTGLAAGCGSDTEAEPNANRSPIKIGLITPQGGGVKSIGDDITNGFQLFLDMHDQRLGGHPVELLTADEGDTAKTGKAAVEGLLKQGVLALTGVVNSAVMVGIRDTVEQARVPLIGSNASPSSLQSVFYIWRTSYVLDEAGRALGRYLRDQLPPNGRVAIIMPENVGSPDVVRGFRQEFGTTDSRIGDPVTYTNPTPNPGKTTYSADISKALAKRPTAVFCFFAGAAAVEFIKQLREEFSGPIYAPGFLTEGSVLDNLKENALGIQTALNYSADLNNTSNRVFASAYRKKYQVTPTTYAMASYDAAQVLDQAIQLTGGSPTPQQVNLALGKIGQIDSPRGIWQFNQPRTPQQKWYLREVQRDGQVMSNVLINELATLG, from the coding sequence GTGTCGCAGATGAATCGCAGGCGGGCGCTCCAACTGTTGGCCGCGCTCGGTACCACCGGGCTCGCCGCCGGATGTGGCTCCGACACCGAGGCCGAGCCGAACGCGAACCGCAGCCCGATCAAGATCGGGCTGATCACGCCGCAGGGCGGCGGTGTCAAGAGCATCGGCGACGACATCACCAACGGCTTCCAACTCTTCCTCGACATGCACGACCAGCGGCTGGGTGGCCACCCGGTGGAACTGCTGACCGCCGACGAGGGTGACACCGCGAAGACGGGCAAGGCCGCCGTCGAGGGCCTGCTCAAGCAGGGCGTGCTGGCACTCACCGGGGTGGTCAACTCGGCGGTGATGGTCGGCATCCGGGACACCGTGGAGCAGGCCCGGGTCCCGCTCATCGGCTCCAACGCCTCACCGAGCAGCCTGCAGAGCGTCTTCTACATCTGGCGGACGTCGTACGTGCTGGACGAGGCCGGCCGGGCGCTGGGCCGCTACCTGCGCGACCAACTGCCGCCCAACGGCCGCGTCGCAATCATCATGCCGGAGAACGTCGGCAGCCCGGACGTGGTGCGAGGCTTCCGGCAGGAGTTCGGCACCACCGACTCGCGTATCGGCGACCCGGTGACCTACACCAACCCCACCCCCAACCCCGGCAAGACGACATACTCCGCGGACATCAGCAAGGCACTGGCCAAGAGGCCCACGGCGGTCTTCTGCTTCTTCGCCGGGGCGGCCGCGGTGGAGTTCATCAAGCAGCTGCGCGAGGAGTTCTCCGGGCCGATCTACGCGCCCGGCTTCCTCACCGAGGGCAGCGTGCTGGACAACCTGAAGGAAAACGCGCTGGGCATCCAGACCGCGCTGAACTACTCGGCCGACCTGAACAACACGTCCAACCGGGTCTTCGCCTCGGCCTACCGCAAGAAATACCAGGTCACGCCCACCACGTACGCGATGGCGTCGTACGACGCGGCGCAGGTGCTCGACCAGGCGATCCAGCTGACCGGCGGCTCGCCCACCCCGCAGCAGGTCAACCTGGCGCTGGGCAAGATCGGCCAGATCGACAGCCCGCGCGGCATCTGGCAGTTCAACCAGCCGCGCACCCCGCAGCAGAAGTGGTATCTGCGGGAGGTGCAGCGCGACGGTCAGGTCATGTCGAACGTGCTGATCAACGAGCTGGCCACGCTGGGCTGA
- the ddaH gene encoding dimethylargininase translates to MVTVNQQRLPRKRTYLMCSPEHFAVEYAINPWMDVTTPVDRDLAVKQWDRLRETLVGLGHEVHLLTPEQGLPDMVYAANGAFMVDGSVYGARFKHEQRAAEAGVHHAFYESQGWRFIAPSETNEGEGDFAYVPEAHGGLILAGHGFRTEIPAHAEAQEALGRPVVSLRLIDPRFYHLDVALAAIDDSNVVYFPGAFSAASQRVLTQLFPDAVIADDEDAMAFGLNLVSDGANVVLNSEATRLAGKLKAAGYTPVPVELAELKKGGGSVKCCIAELRH, encoded by the coding sequence TTGGTGACCGTGAACCAGCAGCGACTGCCGCGAAAGCGGACATATCTCATGTGCTCGCCGGAGCATTTCGCGGTCGAGTACGCGATCAACCCGTGGATGGACGTGACCACCCCGGTCGACCGGGACCTGGCCGTCAAGCAGTGGGACCGGCTGCGCGAGACGCTGGTCGGCCTCGGCCACGAGGTGCACCTGCTCACCCCCGAGCAGGGCCTGCCCGACATGGTCTACGCCGCCAACGGTGCCTTCATGGTGGACGGCAGCGTGTACGGCGCTCGGTTCAAGCACGAGCAGCGGGCCGCTGAGGCCGGCGTCCACCACGCGTTCTACGAGTCGCAGGGCTGGCGGTTCATCGCACCGAGCGAGACCAACGAGGGCGAGGGTGACTTCGCGTACGTGCCGGAGGCGCACGGCGGACTCATCCTGGCCGGGCACGGCTTCCGCACCGAGATCCCGGCGCACGCCGAGGCGCAGGAGGCGTTGGGCCGGCCGGTGGTGTCGCTGCGCCTGATCGACCCCCGCTTCTACCACCTGGACGTGGCGCTCGCGGCCATCGACGACTCGAACGTCGTCTACTTCCCGGGCGCGTTCTCCGCGGCCAGCCAGCGGGTGCTGACCCAACTCTTTCCGGACGCGGTGATCGCCGACGACGAGGACGCGATGGCTTTCGGGCTCAACCTGGTCAGCGACGGCGCGAATGTGGTGCTCAACAGCGAGGCCACCCGCCTGGCCGGAAAGCTCAAGGCCGCCGGTTACACCCCGGTACCCGTCGAACTGGCCGAGCTGAAGAAGGGCGGCGGCAGTGTGAAGTGCTGCATCGCCGAGTTGCGGCACTGA
- a CDS encoding Lrp/AsnC family transcriptional regulator, with protein sequence MQIDAVDQRIIALLVADARASYADIGTRVSLSAPAVKRRVDRLRATGVIRGFTAVVDPAAVGWTTEAFVELFCAGRTTPAQIGVASRRHPEVVGAYTVSGEADALVHLRAADIAHLEAALERLRAESFVTSTRSTIVLSRLVESPGVGPSPRTP encoded by the coding sequence TTGCAGATAGACGCGGTAGACCAGCGGATCATTGCGTTACTCGTTGCAGACGCCCGCGCGTCGTACGCCGACATCGGCACTCGGGTGTCACTCTCCGCCCCAGCGGTCAAGCGTCGCGTCGACCGATTGCGCGCCACCGGCGTGATCAGGGGATTCACGGCGGTGGTGGATCCGGCCGCCGTCGGCTGGACCACCGAGGCATTCGTCGAGCTGTTCTGCGCCGGCCGGACCACCCCGGCGCAGATCGGCGTGGCCTCCCGCCGACACCCGGAGGTGGTCGGCGCGTACACCGTCTCCGGGGAGGCGGACGCGCTGGTGCACCTGCGCGCCGCCGACATCGCCCATCTGGAGGCGGCGCTGGAACGGCTGCGCGCCGAGTCCTTCGTGACCTCCACCCGCAGCACCATCGTGCTCTCCCGGCTGGTCGAATCCCCCGGCGTCGGCCCGTCCCCCCGCACCCCTTGA
- a CDS encoding zinc-binding dehydrogenase, whose product MRAVWLREFGGPEVLVPGTAPDPTPGPGQVLIDVAHANITFVETQLRSGRPGPFRVTPPLIPGNGVGGVIAAVGPDVDLALIGRRVVSATGGSGGYAERAAVDASAPIEVPAGLAVDAAVALLADGRTATMLVDAVGVRPGDRVLVEAAAGGVGSLLVQLAARAGARVVGVAGGQRKVDLLPGLGAELAVDYREPGWADRIRDAVGGVDVVLDGVGGAVARAAFDLLDPGGRMVSYGLASGEWSPVSAEAATARQVTLVRPDVPPEQLRAYTHQALADAAAGRLRPLIGQRFPLERAADAHAAIEARATVGKTLLDVS is encoded by the coding sequence ATGCGGGCAGTCTGGCTACGTGAGTTCGGCGGGCCCGAGGTGCTGGTGCCCGGCACCGCACCCGACCCCACGCCCGGTCCCGGCCAGGTGCTGATCGACGTCGCGCACGCGAACATCACCTTCGTCGAGACGCAGCTGCGCTCGGGTCGCCCTGGCCCGTTCCGCGTCACCCCACCGCTGATCCCCGGCAACGGCGTCGGCGGGGTGATCGCCGCCGTCGGGCCGGACGTCGACCTGGCGCTGATCGGGCGGAGAGTGGTCAGCGCCACCGGCGGCTCCGGCGGATACGCCGAACGCGCAGCGGTGGACGCTTCCGCGCCGATCGAGGTGCCAGCCGGGTTGGCCGTGGACGCGGCCGTGGCGCTGCTGGCCGACGGGCGTACCGCGACCATGCTGGTCGACGCTGTCGGCGTACGCCCCGGTGACCGGGTGCTGGTGGAGGCCGCCGCGGGCGGAGTGGGCAGTCTGCTGGTGCAGCTCGCCGCGCGGGCCGGCGCACGGGTGGTCGGCGTCGCCGGAGGGCAGCGCAAGGTGGACCTGCTGCCCGGGCTGGGGGCCGAGCTGGCGGTCGACTACCGCGAGCCGGGCTGGGCGGACCGGATCCGGGACGCGGTGGGCGGCGTCGACGTGGTGCTCGACGGGGTCGGCGGGGCGGTGGCCCGGGCGGCCTTCGACCTGCTGGACCCGGGCGGCCGCATGGTCAGCTACGGATTGGCGAGCGGGGAGTGGTCCCCGGTCTCGGCAGAGGCCGCCACCGCACGGCAGGTCACCCTGGTCCGGCCGGACGTGCCACCCGAGCAACTGCGGGCGTACACCCACCAGGCCCTGGCGGACGCGGCGGCCGGCCGCCTGCGACCGCTCATCGGTCAGCGCTTCCCGCTGGAACGCGCCGCCGACGCGCACGCCGCCATCGAGGCGCGCGCAACGGTCGGCAAGACCCTGCTGGACGTCTCCTGA
- a CDS encoding T3SS (YopN, CesT) and YbjN peptide-binding chaperone 1, with translation MTADHPSAPHGELPGATTGPTESILLDEPSTTDLRAKVTEAWREFARALAVRLGELPVGAHLDVTLDPTASGTGDAVYSISVDVDGDGVLSARAVGNAALPAGYRLDRGAVADMIALGWSPPGVVAGSGGSFGMDGTTTESTRIAALLSRTLRDVYGAPHPAFLVYLVHDTEGEPLAVDPLGTARSEFGPDADVEADLEEALAEAAAAQVERDDVLDLADRVRTVVSTMLKSDTDRLQIDSDGDINIRAGSAMVFVRVRDNPPLVDVFSPVLTEVEPTERLYVKLSELTNRMPIGRLYCADDTVWASIPVFGRNFQATHLMLAVQVMTGLADELDDRLHGEFGGKRFFGEGDKPVLRDESQHRTGMYL, from the coding sequence ATGACGGCTGACCACCCCTCGGCGCCGCACGGTGAGCTGCCCGGCGCTACGACTGGGCCGACGGAATCGATCCTGCTCGACGAGCCCAGCACCACTGACCTGCGGGCGAAGGTGACCGAGGCGTGGCGGGAGTTCGCCCGCGCGCTCGCCGTACGGCTGGGAGAGCTTCCCGTCGGCGCGCACCTCGACGTGACCCTGGACCCCACCGCCTCCGGCACCGGCGACGCCGTCTATTCGATCAGCGTCGACGTGGACGGCGATGGCGTGCTGTCCGCCCGAGCAGTCGGAAACGCCGCCCTGCCGGCGGGCTACCGGCTGGACCGCGGCGCGGTGGCGGACATGATCGCGCTCGGCTGGTCTCCGCCCGGGGTGGTCGCCGGCTCCGGCGGTTCCTTCGGGATGGACGGTACGACGACCGAGTCGACCCGGATCGCCGCGCTGCTCTCGCGGACGCTGCGTGACGTCTACGGCGCCCCGCACCCGGCCTTCCTCGTCTACCTGGTGCACGACACCGAGGGCGAACCGCTGGCCGTGGACCCGCTGGGCACCGCGCGCAGCGAGTTCGGTCCGGACGCCGACGTCGAGGCCGACCTGGAGGAGGCGCTGGCCGAGGCGGCCGCCGCGCAGGTCGAGCGGGACGACGTGCTCGACCTGGCGGATCGGGTCCGCACCGTGGTCTCCACGATGCTCAAGTCGGACACCGACCGGTTGCAGATCGACTCGGACGGTGACATCAACATCCGGGCGGGTTCGGCGATGGTCTTCGTCCGGGTGCGGGACAACCCGCCCCTGGTGGACGTCTTCTCCCCGGTGCTCACCGAGGTGGAGCCGACCGAGCGGCTCTACGTCAAGCTTTCCGAGCTGACGAACCGGATGCCGATCGGCCGCCTCTACTGCGCCGACGACACGGTCTGGGCGTCCATCCCGGTCTTCGGCCGCAACTTCCAGGCCACCCACCTGATGCTGGCGGTGCAGGTGATGACCGGTCTCGCCGACGAGTTGGACGACCGTCTGCACGGCGAGTTCGGCGGCAAGCGGTTCTTCGGCGAGGGCGACAAGCCGGTTCTGCGCGACGAGTCGCAGCACCGCACCGGCATGTACCTCTGA
- a CDS encoding DUF6457 domain-containing protein, with protein MTVLDDWVTAVCAELDLDPAGVPVPAVLDLARDVAHQVLRPGAPVTAYLLGLAVGRGADPVDAAARLSALAGTWPVELGADPADPTAP; from the coding sequence ATGACGGTGCTGGACGACTGGGTCACTGCGGTGTGCGCCGAGCTGGATCTGGACCCGGCCGGGGTGCCCGTGCCGGCGGTGCTGGATCTGGCCCGCGACGTCGCCCACCAGGTGCTGCGGCCGGGTGCGCCGGTCACCGCGTACCTGCTTGGGCTGGCGGTTGGCCGGGGTGCGGACCCGGTGGACGCCGCGGCCCGACTCAGCGCCCTGGCGGGGACCTGGCCGGTCGAGCTGGGCGCCGACCCCGCGGACCCGACGGCCCCCTGA
- the fdhD gene encoding formate dehydrogenase accessory sulfurtransferase FdhD → MGRATDRRGVLRIDLDAADAGRGSVRRPDTLAVEEPLEIRVGAAGPGRRRPLAVTMRTPGDDLDLAIGFLLTEGLIRSTDDVLTAQLCAGAETPNTYNVVDVVLAPGVPEPTTDPSRNFYTTSSCGVCGKASIDAIRTRSLFPVSADPLSVPAALLTELPDRLRAAQRGFDRTGGLHAAGLFTPDGELVVLREDVGRHNAVDKVIGRAVRERRLPLAGHLLLVSGRASFELTQKAWMAGLPLLAAVSAPSTLAAELAEEAGMTLVGFLRGRTMNVYTGPHRITVEQPA, encoded by the coding sequence ATGGGACGGGCAACTGATCGACGGGGCGTACTCCGGATCGACCTGGACGCTGCGGACGCCGGGCGCGGGTCCGTCCGCCGACCGGACACCCTCGCGGTGGAGGAACCGCTGGAGATCCGGGTCGGCGCGGCCGGCCCCGGCCGGCGAAGGCCCCTCGCCGTCACCATGCGCACCCCCGGCGACGACCTGGACCTGGCCATCGGGTTCCTGCTGACGGAGGGGCTGATCCGGTCGACCGACGACGTGCTGACCGCGCAGCTCTGCGCCGGCGCGGAGACGCCGAACACGTACAACGTGGTGGACGTGGTGCTCGCCCCTGGCGTGCCGGAACCGACCACCGACCCGTCCCGGAACTTCTACACGACCAGTTCCTGCGGGGTCTGCGGCAAGGCCAGCATCGACGCGATCCGCACCCGGTCGCTCTTCCCGGTCTCGGCGGATCCGCTCAGCGTGCCGGCCGCGCTCCTCACCGAGTTGCCCGATCGGCTGCGCGCCGCCCAGCGTGGCTTCGATCGGACCGGCGGACTCCACGCGGCAGGGCTGTTCACCCCGGACGGTGAGCTGGTGGTGCTCCGGGAGGACGTGGGCCGGCACAATGCCGTGGACAAGGTGATCGGCCGGGCGGTACGGGAACGCCGGCTGCCGCTCGCCGGGCACCTGCTGCTGGTCTCCGGCCGGGCCAGCTTCGAGCTGACCCAGAAGGCGTGGATGGCCGGGTTGCCGCTGCTGGCCGCGGTGTCCGCGCCCAGCACCCTCGCCGCCGAGTTGGCCGAGGAGGCGGGGATGACGCTTGTCGGCTTCCTGCGCGGCCGAACCATGAACGTCTACACCGGGCCGCACCGGATCACGGTGGAGCAGCCAGCCTGA
- a CDS encoding GAP family protein, with amino-acid sequence MTLELLLSLAGLALIDSTSIGTLFIPVWLLLAPGPVNVRRILGYLATIAVFYLAVGLLLVWGGSTLGDALGGALDNRGVLWAQLVLGVGMLALSFRYDGKRRPRSGGVLRWRDRATAGDSSARWLVGLALLAALAEVATMLPYLGAVGLLATSDVGAAGVVGLLAGYCLVMVLPAVLLLGARVARPTLVEPVLARLNTWIVTKAGSALGWILGIAGFLIARDAAARLALFDLIDRIGR; translated from the coding sequence ATGACCCTCGAGTTGCTGCTGTCGCTGGCCGGGCTGGCGTTGATCGACAGCACCAGCATCGGCACCCTCTTCATCCCGGTCTGGTTGCTGCTCGCCCCCGGGCCGGTCAACGTCCGGCGGATCCTGGGCTACCTCGCCACCATCGCGGTGTTCTACCTCGCGGTGGGGCTGTTGCTGGTCTGGGGCGGCAGCACGCTGGGCGACGCGCTGGGTGGCGCCCTGGACAACCGGGGCGTCCTCTGGGCGCAACTCGTCCTGGGCGTGGGAATGCTGGCGCTCAGCTTCCGCTACGACGGCAAACGACGCCCCCGCAGCGGTGGCGTGTTGCGCTGGCGGGACCGGGCTACCGCCGGCGACTCCTCGGCCCGTTGGTTGGTGGGGCTCGCGCTGCTCGCCGCACTGGCCGAGGTGGCGACCATGCTCCCGTACCTCGGTGCGGTGGGTCTGTTGGCCACCTCAGACGTGGGAGCGGCGGGCGTGGTGGGGCTGCTCGCCGGATACTGCCTGGTCATGGTGCTGCCGGCGGTGTTGTTGCTGGGCGCCAGGGTGGCCCGACCGACATTGGTCGAGCCGGTGCTGGCCCGCCTGAACACCTGGATCGTCACGAAGGCGGGCAGCGCGTTGGGCTGGATCCTCGGCATCGCCGGTTTCCTGATCGCCCGCGACGCCGCCGCACGGCTGGCCCTGTTCGACCTGATCGACCGGATCGGTCGCTGA